In the Malaya genurostris strain Urasoe2022 chromosome 1, Malgen_1.1, whole genome shotgun sequence genome, one interval contains:
- the LOC131436699 gene encoding synaptic vesicle glycoprotein 2B-like: protein MTLSEASPRNKTGVTVQSGEKLVRNQLNMEISKDKTSGVFSTTNNRDCVTFDDALSMTKFGKLNYVLIAISGTVLTAFLLETLGISYVIAVAQCDLQLTTKEKGILSGIAFLGVIVTSHLWGFLADTKGRRKVIVPTLCLSFVTSALSSLATGFWSIVILRFLAGFFISGSSATIYAYLGEFHNNRNRSRAIMGASFINGIGCLLLPGIAYLVVNHEWEFTIPVLSIVYRPWRLFLVVCGLPSLVCGLALLGLPESPKFVLHQGNMQASIDTIRWMHRVNNGKTVLPLSIDRILADEDDKQFEERCGVLSKSKGFRAKIELVWEQTAHLFRKPYFNIIAIVCFLHFGTYFTSHGMYMFFPEILNQMVESTAAGVREATVCNVVYSHINQTATAPDDDQICTPQMLEAATYGLSFMLEVIYALGFALIGLVINAVGKLSILVFVFVSCGLSAALIVLVAVPQVGMGLYMILMMSGFCGSVVSAVIVDPFPTNLRAMAVCIALMFGRLGGVIRANMLGLLLDTHCEWTFAISGTILGICALLSFFLPNINVCTRKTIEPPSAVSSSKEES from the exons ATGACACTCAGTGAGGCATCACCTAGAAACAAAACCGGTGTGACAGTTCAATCGGGTGAAAAGCTAGTTCGGAATCAGCTGAACATGGAAATTTCCAAAGACAAGACATCAGGTG taTTTAGTACGACAAACAACCGAGACTGTGTTACCTTCGACGATGCTCTCTCGATGACGA AGTTTGGTAAACTGAACTATGTTTTAATCGCCATATCGGGAACAGTGCTAACAGCATTTCTGTTGGAAACCTTAGGCATTAGTTATGTCATAGCTGTAGCCCAATGTGATCTACAACTAACTACCAAAGAGAAGGGAATACTCAGTGGGATTGCTTTCCTAGGAGTCATCGTCACTTCACATCTGTGGGGATTCTTGGCTGACACAAAGGGCCGTAGGAAGGTGATTGTTCCGACACTATGTCTGAGTTTCGTCACATCCGCTCTGTCCAGTCTTGCAACAGGATTCTGGTCgattgtaattttacgtttcctTGCtggtttttt CATTTCAGGTTCATCGGCAACCATCTATGCCTACCTTGGTGAGTTTCATAATAATCGAAACCGATCACGTGCCATTATGGGTGCTTCTTTCATCAATGGAATCGGTTGTTTGTTACTGCCAGGAATTGCGTACCTCGTAGTCAATCACGAGTGGGAATTTACTATTCCAGTGCTAAGCATTGTCTATCGTCCATGGCGATTGTTTCTCGTTGTTTGTGGTTTACCAAGTCTAGTCTGTGGTTTAGCCTTACTTGGTCTACCAGAAAGTCCGAAGTTTGTACTACACCAGGGAAATATGCAGGCATCGATCGACACAATTCGGTGGATGCATCGTGTTAACAACGGCAAAACTGTTCTGCCATTGTCGATTGATCGGATTCTCGCGGACGAAGACGACAAGCAATTCGAAGAACGCTGTGGTGTTCTGAGCAAATCCAAAGGATTCCGCGCTAAGATAGAACTGGTTTGGGAGCAAACTGCTCATCTGTTTCGtaaaccttattttaatataataGCTATCGTGTGTTTCCTACATTTCGGAACATACTTCACTTCACACGGCATGTACATGTTCTTCCCGGAGATTCTAAATCAGATGGTGGAATCGACGGCCGCCGGTGTTAGGGAGGCCACTGTGTGCAATGTTGTTTATAGTCACATTAATCAAACTGCTACAGCACCAGACGATGATCAAATTTGTACTCCTCAAATGCTGGAAGCTGCTACGTACGGACTTTCGTTCATGCTTGAAGTGATCTACGCCTTAGGCTTCGCATTGATCGGCTTAGTCATCAACGCGGTGGGAAAGCTATCGATTCTGGTGTTCGTATTCGTGAGCTGCGGCTTATCGGCGGCGTTGATAGTTCTGGTAGCTGTTCCACAGGTTGGTATGGGACTTTACATGATTCTGATGATGTCAGGTTTCTGCGGAAGTGTAGTAAGCGCTGTCATTGTGGATCCTTTTCCAACAAATTTGAG AGCAATGGCTGTCTGTATTGCGTTGATGTTCGGCCGATTAGGAGGCGTCATAAGAGCCAACATGCTAGGATTGTTACTGGACACTCACTGTGAGTGGACTTTTGCGATTTCTGGTACTATTTTGGGGATTTGTGCGCTGCTATCGTTCTTCCTACCGAACATCAATGTGTGTACAAGAAAAACCATCGAACCACCATCGGCGGTGTCGTCCTCAAAAGAAGAAagctga
- the LOC131436710 gene encoding synaptic vesicle glycoprotein 2B-like: protein MEISKDKTSGLSSTTKTRDCVTFDDALSMTKFGKLNYVLIAISGTVLTAFLLETLGISYVIAVAQCDLQLTTKEKGILSGIAFVGVIVSSHLWGFLADTKGRKKVIVPTLCLSFVTSALSSLATGFWSIVILRFLAGFFVSGSSATIYAYLGEFHNKRNRSRAIMGASFVFGIGCLLLPAIAYLVINHEWEFEVPVLSIIYRPWRLFLVVCGLPSLVCGFALLALPESPKFVLHQGNMQASIDTIQWMHLVNSGKTAHKLTIDRILADEEDKQFEERRAVLTNSKGFRAMMKLVWDQTAPLFRKPYLGITAIVCFLHFGTYFTSHGMYMFFPEILNQMVGSTAAGVREATVCSIVYRYINQTASAPDDDQICTPQMLEAATYGLSFMLEVIYALGFALIGLVINAVGKLSILVFVFVGCGLSAVLIILVAVPQVGMGLYMILVMSGFSGSVVNAVIVDLFPTNLRAMAVCIALMFGRLGGVIGANMLGLLLDTHCEWTFAISGAFLGICALLSFFIPNINGCTRKTTETTSTLSSKEES from the exons ATGGAAATTTCCAAAGACAAGACATCCGGTT TATCCAGTACGACAAAAACCCGAGACTGTGTTACCTTCGACGATGCTCTCTCGATGACGA AGTTTGGAAAACTGAACTATGTTCTAATCGCCATATCGGGAACAGTGCTAACAGCATTCCTGCTGGAAACCTTAGGCATTAGTTATGTCATAGCTGTAGCCCAATGTGATCTACAACTAACTACCAAAGAGAAGGGAATACTCAGTGGGATTGCTTTCGTAGGAGTCATCGTCAGTTCACATCTGTGGGGATTTTTGGCTGACACCAAAGGCCGCAAGAAGGTGATTGTTCCGACACTATGTCTGAGTTTCGTCACATCCGCTCTGTCCAGTCTTGCAACAGGTTTCTGGTCGATTGTAATTTTACGCTTCCTTGCtggtttttt CGTTTCGGGTTCATCGGCAACCATCTACGCCTATCTTGGCGAGTTTCATAACAAACGAAACCGATCCCGTGCCATTATGGGTGCCTCGTTCGTCTTCGGAATCGGATGTTTGTTACTACCGGCGATCGCGTATCTCGTAATCAATCACGAGTGGGAATTCGAGGTTCCAGTGCTGAGCATCATCTATCGTCCATGGCGATTGTTTCTCGTTGTTTGTGGTTTACCAAGTCTAGTCTGTGGTTTTGCTTTACTTGCTTTACCGGAAAGTCCTAAATTCGTACTGCATCAAGGAAACATGCAGGCATCGATCGACACAATTCAGTGGATGCATTTAGTTAATAGCGGAAAAACTGCTCACAAACTAACGATTGATCGGATTCTCGCGGACGAAGAAGACAAGCAATTCGAAGAACGCCGTGCTGTTCTGACCAACTCCAAAGGTTTCCGCGCTATGATGAAATTGGTTTGGGATCAGACTGCTCCTCTCTTTCGTAAACCTTATTTGGGTATAACGGCTATCGTGTGTTTCCTACATTTCGGAACATACTTCACTTCGCACGGAATGTACATGTTTTTTCCGGAGATTCTAAATCAGATGGTGGGATCGACGGCCGCCGGTGTTAGGGAGGCCACTGTGTGCAGTATAGTTTATAGGTATATTAATCAAACTGCTTCAGCACCAGACGATGATCAAATTTGTACTCCTCAAATGCTGGAAGCTGCTACGTACGGACTTTCGTTCATGCTTGAAGTGATCTACGCCTTAGGATTCGCATTGATCGGCTTAGTCATCAACGCGGTTGGAAAGCTGTcgattttggtttttgtttttgtaggcTGCGGTTTATCAGCGGTGTTAATAATTTTAGTAGCTGTTCCACAGGTTGGTATGGGTCTCTATATGATACTGGTGATGTCAGGTTTTAGTGGAAGTGTAGTAAATGCCGTCATTGTGGATCTATTCCCAACTAATCTGAG AGCAATGGCTGTCTGTATTGCGTTGATGTTCGGCCGATTGGGAGGTGTCATAGGAGCCAACATGCTTGGATTATTGCTGGACACGCACTGTGAGTGGACTTTTGCGATTTCTGGTGCTTTTCTGGGGATTTGTGCGCTGCTATCGTTCTTCATACCGAACATCAATGGGTGCACGCGAAAAACCACCGAAACAACATCAACGTTGTCCTCCAAAGAAGAAAGTTGA
- the LOC131434206 gene encoding synaptic vesicle glycoprotein 2B-like, with the protein MECSNNKTSSVTNSVFHNHCVIFDDALSMTKFGKLNYALIIVSGTILTCFLLEVLGISFVIPVAECDLKLSNEEKGVLSGVAFAGVIVSSHLWGFLADTMGRRKVITPTLCLTFGITVLSSLATGFWSIMILRFFAGFFISGSSATIYAYLGEFHNNRNRARAIMGASVVFGVGCLLLPGFAYIVINREWAFTVPVLDVVYRPWRLFLVICSLPSLISGVVMLGLPESPKFMLYQGNMKASIDTVQWMHRINSGKAAPPLLIDFIHPDEEDKQFEQRRAVLNDSKGCRLMKLIWDQTSPFFRKPYLKITAIVCFLHFGTYFSSHGMFMFFPEIVDRIAESTAAGINRTTVCNAVYMQTELIYSDVTGVQDCNHQMLDVSSYKLTFILQVFDALGFALIGVLINVVGKLSIMLFVFVTSAIAGALILLVDIPLVGISLYIILMLSSFSGCVVNAVIVDSFPTNLRAMAVCTALMFGRLGGVAGANMLGLLLNDHCEWTFAIPCTILIICAVLSFFIPNITLCQQKNEPSPTLPTKAVS; encoded by the exons ATGGAATGTTCCAACAATAAAACGTCCAGTG tTACCAATTCAGTATTCCACAACCACTGTGTAATCTTTGACGATGCCCTCTCGATGACAA AGTTCGGAAAACTCAACTATGCTCTGATCATCGTATCGGGAACAATTCTTACCTGTTTTCTCCTAGAAGTTCTGGGCATTAGTTTCGTCATTCCGGTGGCTGAATGTGACCTCAAGCTATCGAACGAAGAAAAAGGAGTTCTCAGCGGAGTAGCGTTCGCAGGAGTTATCGTCAGTTCACATCTGTGGGGATTCCTAGCGGACACTATGGGCCGTCGAAAGGTGATTACTCCTACGCTTTGTTTGACCTTCGGTATAACCGTTCTGTCAAGTCTGGCAACCGGGTTCTGGTCAATCATGATATTGCGCTTTTTTGCCGGGTTTTT CATTTCCGGATCATCGGCAACTATCTACGCCTATCTGGGTGAGTTTCATAATAACCGGAATCGTGCCCGAGCCATTATGGGTGCTTCTGTCGTTTTCGGAGTTGGTTGTTTACTGCTACCGGGCTTCGCGTACATTGTGATCAATCGAGAGTGGGCATTCACGGTTCCAGTACTGGACGTTGTCTACCGTCCGTGGAGATTGTTTCTCGTGATTTGCAGCTTACCGAGTCTTATCAGTGGAGTAGTAATGCTTGGTTTACCGGAAAGTCCCAAGTTCATGCTGTATCAGGGAAACATGAAGGCGTCGATTGACACCGTCCAGTGGATGCATCGGATTAATTCAGGAAAAGCAGCTCCACCACTGTTGATTGATTTCATTCATCCAGACGAAGAAGACAAACAGTTCGAACAACGTCGAGCTGTACTGAACGACTCCAAAGGGTGCCGACTGATGAAACTGATTTGGGATCAGACTTCTCCTTTCTTTCGGAAGCCTTATCTGAAAATTACGGCGATTGTGTGTTTCCTACATTTTGGGACATACTTCAGCTCTCACGGGATGTTTATGTTCTTTCCGGAAATTGTAGATCGAATTGCGGAATCGACGGCTGCCGGTATCAACCGAACTACTGTGTGCAATGCAGTTTATATGCAAACTGAACTGATCTATTCGGATGTCACCGGTGTGCAAGATTGCAACCATCAAATGTTGGACGTTTCCTCGTACAAACTGACGTTTATACTTCAAGTGTTCGATGCACTGGGATTCGCACTGATTGGTGTTCTCATAAACGTAGTAGGCAAGTTATCAATTATGTTGTTTGTGTTTGTAACTTCTGCGATAGCCGGAGCGTTGATACTTCTGGTGGACATTCCACTAGTCGGTATATCACTTTACATCATACTGATGTTGTCGAGCTTTAGTGGATGTGTGGTCAATGCTGTCATCGTGGATTCATTTCCAACTAATTTGAG GGCTATGGCAGTCTGTACAGCTTTAATGTTTGGTCGCTTAGGAGGAGTAGCAGGAGCCAATATGCTCGGTTTGCTGCTGAACGATCACTGCGAGTGGACTTTTGCAATTCCTTGTACTATTTTGATCATTTGTGCTGTACTGTCATTTTTTATACCAAATATCACTCTGTGCcaacaaaaaaatgaaccaagtccGACGCTACCGACGAAAGCAGTAAGCTAA
- the LOC131436717 gene encoding aspartate aminotransferase, cytoplasmic: protein MSIFAGVEVGPPIEVFALNQACLKDSNPNKVNLGVGAYRTNEGKPWILPVVKKAEAAIVADGSLNHEYLPVLGMENVTNAASTLLLGDESEAIKSKRAFGVQALSGTGALRLGAEFLARILNRSTFYYSSPTWENHHKVFLYAGFTTPKTYRYWDQERRGIDFEGMIADLESAPEGAVIILHACAHNPTGIDPTQEQWKKIADVCEKKKLFPFFDSAYQGFASGDPNKDAFAVRYFVERGFELFCAQSFAKNFGLYNERIGNLTVVQKDSSSSAAVASQITLLVRGMYSNPPAFGSRIVSRVLTDPTLRAEWMECIKTMSSRIITMRKALYDELVALKTPGTWEHITQQIGMFSYTGLNEKQVEILIKEYSIYLLKTGRISMCGLNENNVKYVAKAINDAVSRAATSKI, encoded by the exons ATGAGCATTTTTGCTGGAGTTGAAGTTGGACCACCGATTGAGGTATTCGCCCTCAACCAGGCCTGTTTGAAGGATTCCAATCCTAATAAGGTCAACCTGGGAGTCGGAG CCTACCGTACGAACGAAGGAAAACCTTGGATTCTGCCTGTGGTGAAAAAGGCTGAGGCTGCTATTGTTGCCGATGGTAGCTTGAATCATGAGTACCTGCCGGTTCTGGGAATGGAGAACGTCACGAACGCTGCCAGTACTTTGCTTCTGGGCGATGAATCCGAAGCCATCAAGAGTAAGCGCGCCTTCGGGGTTCAAGCactctccggaaccggagccCTCCGGCTGGGGGCCGAATTTCTGGCGCGGATTCTAAATCGGTCTACTTTTTACTATTCGTCACCAACATGGGAAAACCACCACAAGGTGTTTCTGTATGCTGGATTCACAACCCCGAAAACGTATCGCTACTGGGATCAGGAACGTCGAGGTATCGACTTCGAAGGAATGATTGCCGATTTGGAATCGGCACCGGAAGGTGCGGTCATCATACTACATGCATGTGCACATAATCCAACCGGGATCGATCCCACACAGGAACAATGGAAAAAGATAGCTGATGTGTGTGAGAAGAAGAAACTGTTCCCATTCTTCGATTCAGCATATCAGGGCTTTGCCAGTGGTGACCCGAACAAGGATGCCTTTGCAGTGCGTTACTTCGTGGAACGTGGATTTGAATTGTTTTGCGCACAGAGTTTCGCCAAGAACTTTGGATTGTACA ATGAACGTATCGGCAACCTAACCGTGGTTCAGAAAGACTCTTCCAGCAGTGCAGCGGTAGCGTCACAAATTACACTATTGGTTCGTGGCATGTACTCCAACCCGCCGGCTTTCGGCAGTAGAATCGTTAGCCGCGTCTTGACCGATCCAACTCTAAGAGCCGAATGGATGGAATGCATTAAAACCATGAGTTCCCGTATCATCACCATGCGAAAGGCTTTGTACGATGAACTGGTGGCACTGAAAACTCCCGGAACCTGGGAGCACATCACTCAGCAGATTGGCATGTTCTCCTATACGGGATTGAacg aaaaacaagtgGAAATCCTAATCAAGGAGTACAGTATCTACTTGCTGAAGACCGGCCGGATTAGTATGTGTGGTCTCAACGAGAACAACGTAAAGTACGTAGCGAAGGCAATAAACGACGCGGTTTCCCGAGCAGCAACATCCAAGATATAG
- the LOC131436725 gene encoding zinc finger protein 69 homolog B-like codes for MIMDNLNQPMNIAEYNSLITNIIESAVDELILKRDTAGVTLRYDVDDATGQGCLLFHICKLCAKEESMLLDISEQHLALINELTIGGIEASSGCTKICTSCVEFLGRIRDFRYRCEEAQKRISSLLAERRVISDFLNLDFTRSEEEPYGGFRSPIHSSVKTVEPEQDYSVVNDSSSETKESEQNIKPVQRNAKPREVKKQPTVNKKVEPKKSKKRADSRRRIVDGKLQWVCLDCEQVFGSCVKLKKHRQTCDLVGTVNSKRLGSFNCEICGQSLPSLMGLRVHRHKHNKIPQDSAPKSIGQCKPKILNTKISTPPKRAVCDVCGKAFNGRSALRSHMVFHDEDKRLECRICKKKFFKMYRLKDHMNSHSNVRGYNCQICGKAFFTKEILYKHTRSHDVNFRKYPCSICPMRFPHPYKLRSHMMVHTSELPHGCKICTSKFRFSWDLKKHYVTAHPPPSADVEEPDELLSELPPPLDEMIPDSLLHPSSLPLVPLSPLAPPSPLCLPDPPRRVVDLIEEEPHDDLSVMLADIPPHQQPELTPSVAAVQPVLAEHPFDTENLLEDASRDFATDCFATGHLSGEHTTDGDDFYCFMEC; via the exons ATGATCATGGATAATCTTAACCAg CCCATGAACATTGCCGAGTACAATAGTCTTATCACGAACATAATCGAATCAGCAGTCGATGAACTAATCTTGAAACGTGATACAGCTGGTGTAACGCTTAGATACGATGTGGACGATGCTACCGGTCAAGGATGTCTACTGTTTCATATCTGTAAACTTTGTGCCAAAGAAGAATCAATGCTGTTGGATATCTCCGAACAACATCTGGCGTTGATCAATGAGTTAACCATCGGAGGAATCGAGGCAAGCAGCGGTTGCACCAAAATTTGCACCAGCTGTGTGGAGTTCTTGGGTCGAATTCGAGACTTTCGCTACCGCTGTGAGGAGGCGCAGAAACGAATCAGTTCGTTACTGGCAGAAAGAAGAGTTATTTCTGATTTTCTCAACCTAGATTTTACTAGGTCGGAGGAGGAACCTTACGGAGGATTTCGATCACCAATCCATTCTTCTGTGAAAACCGTTGAACCGGAACAAGACTATTCCGTCGTGAATGATTCTTCCTCGGAGACCAAAGAATCGGAACAAAACATCAAACCAGTGCAAAGGAATGCAAAACCACGGGAAGTGAAAAAGCAACCGacagtaaataaaaaagtagaacctaaaaaatcgaaaaaacggGCCGACTCACGACGACGAATTGTGGATGGGAAATTACAATGGGTCTGCTTGGATTGCGAACAAGTATTCGGAAGTTGCGTCAAACTCAAGAAACATCGCCAAACCTGTGATCTAGTTGGGACCGTTAATTCAAAACGGCTGGGAAGCTTCAACTGTGAGATCTGTGGTCAATCGCTTCCAAGTTTGATGGGTCTGCGAGTGCATAGGCACAAACATAACAAGATACCGCAGGACTCTGCGCCTAAAAGTATTGGGCAATGTAAACCCAAAATCCTGAATACCAAAATATCAACGCCACCGAAACGAGCAGTTTGTGACGTTTGTGGAAaagctttcaatggaagaagtgCCCTGAGGTCACATATGGTGTTTCACGATGAAGACAAACGGTTGGAGTGTCGGATTTGCAAgaagaaattcttcaaaatg TACCGATTAAAAGATCACATGAACTCTCATTCGAATGTTCGGGGATATAATTGTCAAATATGTGGAAAAGCCTTTTTCACGAAGGAAATTCTGTACAAACACACTCGTTCGCACGATGTCAATTTTCGAAAGTATCCGTGCTCTATCTGTCCTATGCGATTTCCTCATCCGTATAAGCTTCGATCACACATGATGGTGCATACCTCCGAACTACCACACGGTTGCAAAATCTGTACTAGCAAATTTCGTTTTTCGTGGGATCTTAAAAAACACTACGTCACTGCCCATCCTCCTCCTTCAGCCGACGTAGAAGAACCAGATGAGTTGCTTTCCGAGCTGCCTCCGCCGCTAGATGAAATGATTCCCGACTCGCTTCTTCATCCGTCATCGTTACCACTAGTGCCCCTTTCGCCACTGGCTCCACCTTCACCGCTGTGTCTCCCGGATCCACCCCGGCGAGTGGTGGATCTGATCGAGGAAGAACCCCACGACGACCTGTCGGTGATGCTGGCGGATATCCCACCACACCAGCAACCGGAACTGACCCCATCGGTAGCGGCTGTGCAACCAGTACTGGCGGAGCATCCTTTCGACACGGAAAACCTGCTGGAAGATGCCTCACGCGATTTCGCAACCGATTGCTTCGCGACCGGTCATCTGAGCGGCGAGCACACAACCGATGGTGATGATTTTTACTGCTTCATGGAGTGCTGA